ACCAACTGCTAGCCCTTCAATCCCAACTATTTTGCCCCTTTTTTATCCCTTTTTTCCCTTTCCTATTCTCCTGCAAAAGTCGAGTACCTACACCGCAGCCTGGCCCTGTTTGAGCACGTGCAAACAACCTTGCATGCAACGTCCCTGAACGCCCCCGCCGATGACCAACAGGTTCTGCTCGACTCCTCCCTGCTGCAACTGAGCGCCCGCGAGCGCGAAGTGCTGAACCTGTTGGTGGAAGGCAAAAGCAACACCGACATTGCCGAGTTGCTGGTTATTTCGGCCAAAACCGTTTCTACCCATCGCACCAACATTATGCAAAAACTTGGCGCAAATAGCCTGGCCGATTTGGTGCGCCTGGCGGCGGAGATCATGGGGTAGGGGCGAGGCAAGACGGAGAGAAGGTACGGTTAACAACAACCTTTATTCCGTCTTGCCTCGCCTCTACCCTCCCCCCCAAAATCAGATTTTTCTGATAAAAAATCAGATTTTTCCGATAGACAACCCCCTTTAAAAGTGTTATCCTTTTAACATTGGACAATGAAAGTTGAGAGGAGGAGGTACAGGCTAACCACCTGTACCTTATCGCCGCCGGCGAGGCAGCAACGGCGGCCCTGATCAGGCGCAAACCTTAGCCCATTTTACGCTAAACGGATTAAGGCTTGCGCCCGGCGTCATCCTTTCAATACATTCATTGCCCTTTTTTATTTTTATAGGAGTTACGTATTAGAGGTGACAGTCACTTCGTAAGTGACTGTCACCTTTGCGTGCGTAGGTTCTACTTTAAAAAGATCTGGCAGGTTTCTAAAAACTATTTACCTTAAGGAGGTTAATAATGTTTTCTAAAATGTTTTCTAAATTGTTTCACCCCAAGCCAAGTGCGCTATTCTTAGTGGTAGTGATAATTACGCTATTAGCGGCCGGGGTGGCTTATGCGGCCGCCCTCACTATCAATTCTAATCCCCTTTCCATTTATGTAGATGATAAACTACAGTTCCAGGTTAGTCATAGTGGTGGAAACCAGATATATGGAGGGAATCCAGGCTCCTTTGGTACCTTTTTAGCCGTAGGCAGTACCCTCTATGGTCCGCCAGTTGTTTCTGGGGCCACTGCTTTTACCCTGGTCAGCCAAACCGGGGTGACCGGCG
This genomic interval from Anaerolineae bacterium contains the following:
- a CDS encoding helix-turn-helix transcriptional regulator yields the protein MALFEHVQTTLHATSLNAPADDQQVLLDSSLLQLSAREREVLNLLVEGKSNTDIAELLVISAKTVSTHRTNIMQKLGANSLADLVRLAAEIMG